A window of the Anoplolepis gracilipes chromosome 11, ASM4749672v1, whole genome shotgun sequence genome harbors these coding sequences:
- the LOC140671349 gene encoding uncharacterized protein F54H12.2-like, producing the protein MDDLLESKGNAALVRQARYIHGERALDLIGHLHCDVFNQDKFLINGVEVRLRLVRSKDSFYLMESNSLSKIHTLDASLLLRRAKISAGVLLAHARMLSKVTAKYPLMRVEVKTFTIHSGIMAESLDNAILGQLPKRIIVGFVNNKAFNGIHFLNEGNSISREDYFKEYTLFAFDLTPDLSANCAGHWNLVKHGSLRLEVRFERALAETVNCIVYAKFDNVIEIDTSRQVIVDFSG; encoded by the exons ATGGACGATCTATTGGAATCAAAAGGCAACGCCGCACTCGTGAGACAAGCTCGATACATTCACGGAGAACGAGCGCTAGATCTTATAGGACATCTTCATTGCGACGTTTTCAATcaagacaaatttttaattaacggcGTAGAAGTACGCTTACGACTCGTACGCTCGAAAGATTCATTTTATCTCATGGAAAGTAACAGTTTATCGAAAATTCATACATTGGATGCCAGCTTACTTTTGAGACGAGCGAAAATAAGCGCGGGGGTGTTACTCGCACACGCTAGAATGTTGAGTAAAGTTACTGCCAAGTATCCACTTATGAGAGTCGAGGTTAAAACTTTTACGATTCATAGCGGGATAATGGCGGAATCATTAGATAATGCAATATTAGGTCAACTACCGAAACGAATAATAGTCGGCTTCGTCAATAATAAAGCATTTAATG GTATCCATTTTTTGAATGAAGGAAATTCTATAAGCAGAGAGGATTATTTCAAGGAATATACGTTATTTGCTTTTGATCTTACACCCGATTTGTCCGCTAATTGTGCCGGCCATTGGAATCTTGTGAAACATGGAAGTTTGCGATTAGAAGTGCGATTTGAGAGAGCTCTCGCCGAGACCGTTAACTGTATTGTTTACGCAAAGTTCGATAATGTGATAGAAATCGACACGTCGCGTCAAGTCATCGTCGATTTTTCCGGCTAG
- the LOC140670892 gene encoding uncharacterized protein produces the protein MREDQFLLVLPSNSSMRYFSDNTTSSFITELPQSIQLHGEWEVALSEIQFPNTFFHIQRGENILTFANVDIRGNEEKNSVTISREDEIRAGIYKNMDKLLDAINTTCKGVGSHFRLDRRGLSAGSIGFYLECDENKCKLNHYINFSDKLLRILGLGDALYNAPKWEGRYYTMLTTYNPDSKKKSTSIFVKLGFEKGHFGFFSDEPCSLARGIPDKLFVYCDICESYITGNVQSLLLRIVSVEGHGRDYGTNQVKHFSALHYIPLRRTNFSRIEINIRDQFGKKITFKSGTSTVTLHFRRTR, from the coding sequence ATGAGGGAGGACCAATTTCTACTGGTTCTTCCGAGCAATAGCAGTATGCGTTATTTTTCAGACAATACTACCTCGTCATTTATTACGGAATTGCCTCAATCGATACAGTTACACGGCGAATGGGAAGTCGCGCTCAGCGAAATTCAATTTcccaatactttttttcatatacaacGCGGTGAGAATATACTCACATTCGCCAATGTTGACATTCGAGGTAACgaggaaaaaaattctgtGACAATTTCGAGGGAAGACGAAATACGGGCtggcatttataaaaatatggacAAACTTCTCGACGCGATTAATACGACGTGTAAAGGAGTCGGTTCGCATTTTCGTCTGGATCGACGGGGGTTATCCGCCGGTAGTATAGGGTTTTACCTTGAGtgtgatgaaaataaatgtaaactaaatcattatataaacttttccgATAAACTTCTACGAATACTCGGTTTAGGGGATGCACTTTATAATGCTCCTAAATGGGAAGGACGATACTATACTATGCTTACGACATATAATCCTGattccaaaaaaaaatctacatcaatttttgttaaactcgGTTTTGAAAAGGGACACTTTGGATTCTTTAGTGACGAACCCTGTAGTTTGGCTCGCGGTATTCCCGATAAACTATTCGTTTATTGTGATATTTGCGAATCTTACATAACAGGCAATGTGCAGTCTCTTCTTCTCCGCATAGTGTCGGTCGAGGGGCATGGTCGCGATTACGGAACGAATCAAGTGAAACATTTCTCTGCTCTGCATTATATCCCGTTACGACGAACAAATTTCAGTAGGATTGAAATCAATATAAGAGATCAgttcggaaaaaaaataactttcaaaTCCGGAACATCGACTGTGACGTTACACTTTAGGCGAACCCGTTAG
- the LOC140671148 gene encoding uncharacterized protein: MKFYKPIYVGMCILDISKTCLYEFHHDYMVPMYRERCKVMYTDTDSLIYHIECDDVYKNMKRDISRFDTSDYAIDNAYGIPLVNKKVPGLMKDENNGTITIEFVGLRAKMYALRVDGKKDTKKVKGVKSNVVARTITFDDYTRCLNEEIEITRSQSCIRSKLHKIYTIRETKIALSLYDDKRYIVSTTTDTLPWGHYKISL; this comes from the coding sequence atgaaattctacaaaccaatttacgtaggtatgtgtattctcgatatatccaagacatgtttgtacgaatttcaccacgattatatggtaccaatgtatcgggagagatgcaaagtcatgtacactgatacggatagtcttatatatcacattgagtgcgacgatgtgtacaagaatatgaaacgcgacatcagcagatttgatacgagcgactatgcgatagacaatgcgtacggtataccgctcgtgaataaaaaggtaccgggtctaatgaaggatgaaaacaacggtaccatAACGATcgaatttgtcgggcttagagcaaaaatgtatgcgttgcgcgtggatggtaagaaggatacgaaaaaggtaaaaggcgtcaagagtaacgttgttgcgagaacgataacgtttgacgattacacgcggtgtttgaacgaagagattgaaataacgcgtagtcaatcgtgtataagatcaaaattacacaagatatacaccattcgcgaaacaaaaattgctctaagtctGTACGATGACAAGCGGTATATCGTATCTACAACTACTGATACGTTACCGTGGGgacattataagatatctttataa